In Capsicum annuum cultivar UCD-10X-F1 chromosome 11, UCD10Xv1.1, whole genome shotgun sequence, one genomic interval encodes:
- the LOC107856721 gene encoding putative glutamine amidotransferase GAT1_2.1 isoform X2, with amino-acid sequence MLLESFQPIHGVLLCEGEDIDPSLYDAELSGLSQEELDEIKKIHSSDTTIDREKDSIELALAKLCLERNIPYLGICRGSQVLNVACGGTLYQDLEKELSKNCLSRSESPEMLSHLWQSIDVSSDMHPSAVLKSQSSKELSKNGQSLSRSDSPEMLSHLCRPVGGSSEVHPSTVLKSQSGTLYQDLEKELTKNCQSLSRSDPPKTLLHLCQPVGVSPDMHPSTVLKSHSPKELTKNCQSLSRSDSPEMSSRLCQPIRSSDMHPSTVLKNQSEIGQNYEKVVHMNYDNYDGHRHVVKIVENTPLHKWFKDSLLEEDDNKMEIWVNSYHHQGVKKLAQRFVPMAFANDGLIEGFYDPDTYNPVEGKFIMGLQFHPERMRGQDNGDFDYPGCAMAYQEFVKAVIAYEKKLNGCENIPRGVKLNRELESKRKSIIRSFSIAKNMYSNGLGRISEKISELEPGAEFLEANTALSVQQENRLKQMGATVRNASTYMNRLKMNEERERMARAILAKMSIEQLSDMIGFYHKMGQLCSEALDNKFNDMELA; translated from the exons ATGTTACTAGAAAGTTTTCAACCAATTCATGGAGTTCTTTTATGTGAAGGAGAAGACATTGATCCATCATTATATGATGCTGAATTATCAGGATTATCACAAGAAGAACttgatgaaatcaagaagatACATTCAAGTGATACAACAATTGATAGAGAAAAAGATTCAATTGAATTAGCTCTTGCAAAATTATGTCTTGAAAGGAACATACCTTATTTGGGAATTTGTAGAGGTTCACAAGTTCTCAATGTTGCTTGTGGTGGCACCCTTTATCAAGATTTGGAGAAAGAATTGTCCAAGAATTGTCTATCGCGCTCTGAGTCTCCAGAAATGCTGTCGCACCTATGGCAGTCGATTGATGTATCGTCTGACATGCATCCATCGGCAGTTTTGAAGAGTCAGAGTTCGAAAGAATTGTCCAAGAATGGTCAATCCCTGTCCCGCTCTGACTCTCCAGAAATGTTGTCGCACCTGTGTCGGCCGGTCGGTGGATCATCTGAGGTGCATCCATCGACAGTTTTGAAGAGTCAGAGCGGCACCCTTTATCAAGATTTAGAGAAAGAATTGACCAAGAATTGCCAATCGCTATCACGCTCTGACCCTCCGAAAACGTTGTTGCACCTGTGTCAGCCGGTCGGTGTATCACCTGACATGCATCCATCGACAGTTTTGAAGAGTCATAGTCCGAAAGAATTGACCAAGAATTGCCAATCCCTATCGCGCTCCGACTCTCCAGAAATGTCGTCGCGCCTGTGTCAGCCGATCAGGTCATCCGACATGCATCCATCGACAGTTTTGAAGAATCAGAGCGAGATAGGACAAAACTATGAGAAAGTTGTGCACATGAACTATGACAACTATGATGGACATAGACATGTGGTGAAAATAGTTGAAAATACACCATTACACAAATGGTTTAAAGATTCATTATTAGAAGAAGATGATAACAAAATGGAGATTTGGGTTAATAGTTATCATCATCAAGGTGTTAAGAAATTAGCACAAAGATTTGTGCCAATGGCATTTGCTAATGATGGATTAATTGAAGGTTTTTATGATCCAGATACATATAATCCTGTTGAAGGTAAATTTATTATGGGATTACAATTTCATCCTGAACGTATGCGTGGACAAGATAATGGTGATTTTGATTATCCAGGATGTGCTATGGCTTACCAG GAATTTGTTAAAGCAGTAATTGCATATGAGAAGAAGCTtaatggttgtgaaaatataccAAGAGGTGTGAAATTAAACCGTGAATTGGAAAGCAAAAGAAAAAGCATTATTAGAAGTTTTTCAATTGCAAAAAATATGTATAGCAATGGACTTGGAAGAATTTCAGAAAAAATATCTGAACTTGAACCTGGAGCTGAATTTCTTGAG GCAAACACAGCATTGAGTGTGCAACAAGAGAATAGGTTGAAGCAAATGGGAGCAACAGTGAGGAATGCATCGACATACATGAACAGATTGAAGATgaatgaagaaagagaaagaatggCTAGAGCTATTCTTGCAAAAATGTCAATTGAACAACTCTCAGATATGATTGGATTTTATCATAAAATGGGACAACTTTGTTCTGAGGCTTTAGACAACAAGTTCAATGACATGGAGTTAGCTTGA
- the LOC107856721 gene encoding putative glutamine amidotransferase GAT1_2.1 isoform X1 yields MAPDLSMILPRVLIVSRRTVRKNKFVDFVGEYHLDLIVSYGAAPVIVPRVNGVHMLLESFQPIHGVLLCEGEDIDPSLYDAELSGLSQEELDEIKKIHSSDTTIDREKDSIELALAKLCLERNIPYLGICRGSQVLNVACGGTLYQDLEKELSKNCLSRSESPEMLSHLWQSIDVSSDMHPSAVLKSQSSKELSKNGQSLSRSDSPEMLSHLCRPVGGSSEVHPSTVLKSQSGTLYQDLEKELTKNCQSLSRSDPPKTLLHLCQPVGVSPDMHPSTVLKSHSPKELTKNCQSLSRSDSPEMSSRLCQPIRSSDMHPSTVLKNQSEIGQNYEKVVHMNYDNYDGHRHVVKIVENTPLHKWFKDSLLEEDDNKMEIWVNSYHHQGVKKLAQRFVPMAFANDGLIEGFYDPDTYNPVEGKFIMGLQFHPERMRGQDNGDFDYPGCAMAYQEFVKAVIAYEKKLNGCENIPRGVKLNRELESKRKSIIRSFSIAKNMYSNGLGRISEKISELEPGAEFLEANTALSVQQENRLKQMGATVRNASTYMNRLKMNEERERMARAILAKMSIEQLSDMIGFYHKMGQLCSEALDNKFNDMELA; encoded by the exons ATGGCTCCAGATCTATCAATGATTCTTCCTAGGGTTCTTATTGTATCTCGAAGAACTGTTCGTAAGAACAAGTTTGTTGATTTTGTTG GTGAATATCACTTAGATCTCATCGTGAGTTATGGAGCAGCGCCTGTTATAGTGCCGCGGGTTAATGGTGTACACATGTTACTAGAAAGTTTTCAACCAATTCATGGAGTTCTTTTATGTGAAGGAGAAGACATTGATCCATCATTATATGATGCTGAATTATCAGGATTATCACAAGAAGAACttgatgaaatcaagaagatACATTCAAGTGATACAACAATTGATAGAGAAAAAGATTCAATTGAATTAGCTCTTGCAAAATTATGTCTTGAAAGGAACATACCTTATTTGGGAATTTGTAGAGGTTCACAAGTTCTCAATGTTGCTTGTGGTGGCACCCTTTATCAAGATTTGGAGAAAGAATTGTCCAAGAATTGTCTATCGCGCTCTGAGTCTCCAGAAATGCTGTCGCACCTATGGCAGTCGATTGATGTATCGTCTGACATGCATCCATCGGCAGTTTTGAAGAGTCAGAGTTCGAAAGAATTGTCCAAGAATGGTCAATCCCTGTCCCGCTCTGACTCTCCAGAAATGTTGTCGCACCTGTGTCGGCCGGTCGGTGGATCATCTGAGGTGCATCCATCGACAGTTTTGAAGAGTCAGAGCGGCACCCTTTATCAAGATTTAGAGAAAGAATTGACCAAGAATTGCCAATCGCTATCACGCTCTGACCCTCCGAAAACGTTGTTGCACCTGTGTCAGCCGGTCGGTGTATCACCTGACATGCATCCATCGACAGTTTTGAAGAGTCATAGTCCGAAAGAATTGACCAAGAATTGCCAATCCCTATCGCGCTCCGACTCTCCAGAAATGTCGTCGCGCCTGTGTCAGCCGATCAGGTCATCCGACATGCATCCATCGACAGTTTTGAAGAATCAGAGCGAGATAGGACAAAACTATGAGAAAGTTGTGCACATGAACTATGACAACTATGATGGACATAGACATGTGGTGAAAATAGTTGAAAATACACCATTACACAAATGGTTTAAAGATTCATTATTAGAAGAAGATGATAACAAAATGGAGATTTGGGTTAATAGTTATCATCATCAAGGTGTTAAGAAATTAGCACAAAGATTTGTGCCAATGGCATTTGCTAATGATGGATTAATTGAAGGTTTTTATGATCCAGATACATATAATCCTGTTGAAGGTAAATTTATTATGGGATTACAATTTCATCCTGAACGTATGCGTGGACAAGATAATGGTGATTTTGATTATCCAGGATGTGCTATGGCTTACCAG GAATTTGTTAAAGCAGTAATTGCATATGAGAAGAAGCTtaatggttgtgaaaatataccAAGAGGTGTGAAATTAAACCGTGAATTGGAAAGCAAAAGAAAAAGCATTATTAGAAGTTTTTCAATTGCAAAAAATATGTATAGCAATGGACTTGGAAGAATTTCAGAAAAAATATCTGAACTTGAACCTGGAGCTGAATTTCTTGAG GCAAACACAGCATTGAGTGTGCAACAAGAGAATAGGTTGAAGCAAATGGGAGCAACAGTGAGGAATGCATCGACATACATGAACAGATTGAAGATgaatgaagaaagagaaagaatggCTAGAGCTATTCTTGCAAAAATGTCAATTGAACAACTCTCAGATATGATTGGATTTTATCATAAAATGGGACAACTTTGTTCTGAGGCTTTAGACAACAAGTTCAATGACATGGAGTTAGCTTGA
- the LOC107856735 gene encoding uncharacterized protein LOC107856735 isoform X1, with the protein MIGSGLQFNRSFNGEDHRFYSAAKARRNVNRSLNDEDGNYIRRAKSDVAVSNVKMKVKVVDEELPVAGVMAKEALPICNLQRFLRAVTPSVPAQYLSKTTMRGWRTCNVEFQPYYVLGDLWESFKEWSAYGAGVPLVLHEGDSAVQYYVPYLSGIQLYGDSTNASVKTSRLPGEESDSDYFRDSSSDGSSDSEHERRFLNYTREQRMYHSQTSESSLSIDGLSLRDRNATFQEGFSSDESESGSSQGALLFEYLARDQPYGREPLADKISDLAKHFPELKTMRSCDLLPSSWISVAWYPIYRIPTGPTLKALDACFLTFHSLHTPMTAAVVTCPTDTDVAPKIPLPAFGLASYKFKPSLWTPNGGPGRQLMSSLLQAADNWLKLLQVNHPDFSFFCQR; encoded by the exons ATGATAGGTAGTGGATTACAATTTAAtaggagctttaatggtgaagATCATAGATTTTATAGTGCTGCTAAGGCTCGTAGGAATGTTAATAGGAGCCTTAATGATGAGGATGGTAATTACATACGTAGAGCTAAGAGTGATGTTGCTGTTAGTAATGTGAAGATGAAAGTGAAGGTTGTTGATGAGGAGTTGCCAGTTGCTGGTGTGATGGCAAAGGAAGCTTTGCCTATTTGTAATCTACAGAGGTTTTTGAGAGCTGTTACTCCTTCAGTTCCAGCTCAATATCTATCTAAG ACAACTATGAGGGGTTGGAGGACGTGTAATGTGGAGTTTCAGCCGTACTATGTGCTTGGCGACTTATGGGAGTCTTTTAAAGAATGGAGTGCATACGGAGCTGGAGTTCCATTGGTGTTGCATGAAGGTGATAGTGCAGTTCAGTACTATGTGCCCTATTTGTCAGGTATTCAGTTGTATGGTGACTCTACGAATGCTTCAGTCAAAACAAG TAGGCTACCAGGTGAAGAAAGTGATAGTGACTATTTTCGGGATTCTAGTAGTGATGGTAGCAGTGACTCTGAACACGAGAGACGTTTCTTGAATTATACAAGGGAGCAACGTATGTATCATAGCCAAACAAGTGAAAGCTCCCTTAGTATCGATGGTTTGTCATTAAGAGACAGGAATGCTACCTTTCAGGAAGGCTTTTCAAGCGATGAGAGTGAATCTGGGTCTTCTCAAGGTGCCTTATTGTTTGAGTATCTGGCGCGCGATCAGCCTTACGGTCGTGAACCTTTGGCAGACAAG ATATCTGATCTTGCTAAACACTTTCCTGAATTAAAAACAATGAGAAGTTGCGATCTCCTCCCGTCCAGTTGGATTTCTGTAGCCTG GTATCCAATTTACCGGATACCCACGGGACCTACTTTAAAAGCTCTTGACGCTTGCTTTCTGACCTTTCATTCTCTTCATACACCAATGACAG CTGCGGTTGTAACATGTCCGACTGATACAGATGTAGCCCCTAAGATCCCCTTACCTGCTTTTGGCCTTGCTTCATACAAGTTTAAACCGTCACTTTGGACACCGAATGGTGGACCTGGAAGACAGTTAATGAGCTCGCTCTTACAGGCTGCAGATAACTGGCTAAAGCTGCTTCAGGTCAATCACCCAGATTTCAGTTTCTTCTGCCAAAGGTGA
- the LOC107856721 gene encoding putative glutamine amidotransferase GAT1_2.1 isoform X5 — translation MAPDLSMILPRVLIVSRRTVRKNKFVDFVGEYHLDLIVSYGAAPVIVPRVNGVHMLLESFQPIHGVLLCEGEDIDPSLYDAELSGLSQEELDEIKKIHSSDTTIDREKDSIELALAKLCLERNIPYLGICRGSQVLNVACGGTLYQDLEKELSKNCLSRSESPEMLSHLWQSIDVSSDMHPSAVLKSQSSKELSKNGQSLSRSDSPEMLSHLCRPVGGSSEVHPSTVLKSQSGTLYQDLEKELTKNCQSLSRSDPPKTLLHLCQPVGVSPDMHPSTVLKSHSPKELTKNCQSLSRSDSPEMSSRLCQPIRSSDMHPSTVLKNQSEIGQNYEKVVHMNYDNYDGHRHVVKIVENTPLHKWFKDSLLEEDDNKMEIWVNSYHHQGVKKLAQRFVPMAFANDGLIEGFYDPDTYNPVEGKFIMGLQFHPERMRGQDNGDFDYPGCAMAYQEFVKAVIAYEKKLNGCENIPRGVKLNRELESKRKSIIRSFSIAKNMYSNGLGRISEKISELEPGAEFLER, via the exons ATGGCTCCAGATCTATCAATGATTCTTCCTAGGGTTCTTATTGTATCTCGAAGAACTGTTCGTAAGAACAAGTTTGTTGATTTTGTTG GTGAATATCACTTAGATCTCATCGTGAGTTATGGAGCAGCGCCTGTTATAGTGCCGCGGGTTAATGGTGTACACATGTTACTAGAAAGTTTTCAACCAATTCATGGAGTTCTTTTATGTGAAGGAGAAGACATTGATCCATCATTATATGATGCTGAATTATCAGGATTATCACAAGAAGAACttgatgaaatcaagaagatACATTCAAGTGATACAACAATTGATAGAGAAAAAGATTCAATTGAATTAGCTCTTGCAAAATTATGTCTTGAAAGGAACATACCTTATTTGGGAATTTGTAGAGGTTCACAAGTTCTCAATGTTGCTTGTGGTGGCACCCTTTATCAAGATTTGGAGAAAGAATTGTCCAAGAATTGTCTATCGCGCTCTGAGTCTCCAGAAATGCTGTCGCACCTATGGCAGTCGATTGATGTATCGTCTGACATGCATCCATCGGCAGTTTTGAAGAGTCAGAGTTCGAAAGAATTGTCCAAGAATGGTCAATCCCTGTCCCGCTCTGACTCTCCAGAAATGTTGTCGCACCTGTGTCGGCCGGTCGGTGGATCATCTGAGGTGCATCCATCGACAGTTTTGAAGAGTCAGAGCGGCACCCTTTATCAAGATTTAGAGAAAGAATTGACCAAGAATTGCCAATCGCTATCACGCTCTGACCCTCCGAAAACGTTGTTGCACCTGTGTCAGCCGGTCGGTGTATCACCTGACATGCATCCATCGACAGTTTTGAAGAGTCATAGTCCGAAAGAATTGACCAAGAATTGCCAATCCCTATCGCGCTCCGACTCTCCAGAAATGTCGTCGCGCCTGTGTCAGCCGATCAGGTCATCCGACATGCATCCATCGACAGTTTTGAAGAATCAGAGCGAGATAGGACAAAACTATGAGAAAGTTGTGCACATGAACTATGACAACTATGATGGACATAGACATGTGGTGAAAATAGTTGAAAATACACCATTACACAAATGGTTTAAAGATTCATTATTAGAAGAAGATGATAACAAAATGGAGATTTGGGTTAATAGTTATCATCATCAAGGTGTTAAGAAATTAGCACAAAGATTTGTGCCAATGGCATTTGCTAATGATGGATTAATTGAAGGTTTTTATGATCCAGATACATATAATCCTGTTGAAGGTAAATTTATTATGGGATTACAATTTCATCCTGAACGTATGCGTGGACAAGATAATGGTGATTTTGATTATCCAGGATGTGCTATGGCTTACCAG GAATTTGTTAAAGCAGTAATTGCATATGAGAAGAAGCTtaatggttgtgaaaatataccAAGAGGTGTGAAATTAAACCGTGAATTGGAAAGCAAAAGAAAAAGCATTATTAGAAGTTTTTCAATTGCAAAAAATATGTATAGCAATGGACTTGGAAGAATTTCAGAAAAAATATCTGAACTTGAACCTGGAGCTGAATTTCTTGAG AGATGA
- the LOC107856721 gene encoding putative glutamine amidotransferase GAT1_2.1 isoform X4 has translation MAPDLSMILPRVLIVSRRTVRKNKFVDFVGEYHLDLIVSYGAAPVIVPRVNGVHMLLESFQPIHGVLLCEGEDIDPSLYDAELSGLSQEELDEIKKIHSSDTTIDREKDSIELALAKLCLERNIPYLGICRGSQVLNVACGGTLYQDLEKELSKNCLSRSESPEMLSHLWQSIDVSSDMHPSAVLKSQSSKELSKNGQSLSRSDSPEMLSHLCRPVGGSSEVHPSTVLKSQSGTLYQDLEKELTKNCQSLSRSDPPKTLLHLCQPVGVSPDMHPSTVLKSHSPKELTKNCQSLSRSDSPEMSSRLCQPIRSSDMHPSTVLKNQSEIGQNYEKVVHMNYDNYDGHRHVVKIVENTPLHKWFKDSLLEEDDNKMEIWVNSYHHQGVKKLAQRFVPMAFANDGLIEGFYDPDTYNPVEGKFIMGLQFHPERMRGQDNGDFDYPGCAMAYQANTALSVQQENRLKQMGATVRNASTYMNRLKMNEERERMARAILAKMSIEQLSDMIGFYHKMGQLCSEALDNKFNDMELA, from the exons ATGGCTCCAGATCTATCAATGATTCTTCCTAGGGTTCTTATTGTATCTCGAAGAACTGTTCGTAAGAACAAGTTTGTTGATTTTGTTG GTGAATATCACTTAGATCTCATCGTGAGTTATGGAGCAGCGCCTGTTATAGTGCCGCGGGTTAATGGTGTACACATGTTACTAGAAAGTTTTCAACCAATTCATGGAGTTCTTTTATGTGAAGGAGAAGACATTGATCCATCATTATATGATGCTGAATTATCAGGATTATCACAAGAAGAACttgatgaaatcaagaagatACATTCAAGTGATACAACAATTGATAGAGAAAAAGATTCAATTGAATTAGCTCTTGCAAAATTATGTCTTGAAAGGAACATACCTTATTTGGGAATTTGTAGAGGTTCACAAGTTCTCAATGTTGCTTGTGGTGGCACCCTTTATCAAGATTTGGAGAAAGAATTGTCCAAGAATTGTCTATCGCGCTCTGAGTCTCCAGAAATGCTGTCGCACCTATGGCAGTCGATTGATGTATCGTCTGACATGCATCCATCGGCAGTTTTGAAGAGTCAGAGTTCGAAAGAATTGTCCAAGAATGGTCAATCCCTGTCCCGCTCTGACTCTCCAGAAATGTTGTCGCACCTGTGTCGGCCGGTCGGTGGATCATCTGAGGTGCATCCATCGACAGTTTTGAAGAGTCAGAGCGGCACCCTTTATCAAGATTTAGAGAAAGAATTGACCAAGAATTGCCAATCGCTATCACGCTCTGACCCTCCGAAAACGTTGTTGCACCTGTGTCAGCCGGTCGGTGTATCACCTGACATGCATCCATCGACAGTTTTGAAGAGTCATAGTCCGAAAGAATTGACCAAGAATTGCCAATCCCTATCGCGCTCCGACTCTCCAGAAATGTCGTCGCGCCTGTGTCAGCCGATCAGGTCATCCGACATGCATCCATCGACAGTTTTGAAGAATCAGAGCGAGATAGGACAAAACTATGAGAAAGTTGTGCACATGAACTATGACAACTATGATGGACATAGACATGTGGTGAAAATAGTTGAAAATACACCATTACACAAATGGTTTAAAGATTCATTATTAGAAGAAGATGATAACAAAATGGAGATTTGGGTTAATAGTTATCATCATCAAGGTGTTAAGAAATTAGCACAAAGATTTGTGCCAATGGCATTTGCTAATGATGGATTAATTGAAGGTTTTTATGATCCAGATACATATAATCCTGTTGAAGGTAAATTTATTATGGGATTACAATTTCATCCTGAACGTATGCGTGGACAAGATAATGGTGATTTTGATTATCCAGGATGTGCTATGGCTTACCAG GCAAACACAGCATTGAGTGTGCAACAAGAGAATAGGTTGAAGCAAATGGGAGCAACAGTGAGGAATGCATCGACATACATGAACAGATTGAAGATgaatgaagaaagagaaagaatggCTAGAGCTATTCTTGCAAAAATGTCAATTGAACAACTCTCAGATATGATTGGATTTTATCATAAAATGGGACAACTTTGTTCTGAGGCTTTAGACAACAAGTTCAATGACATGGAGTTAGCTTGA
- the LOC107856721 gene encoding putative glutamine amidotransferase GAT1_2.1 isoform X3: MAPDLSMILPRVLIVSRRTVRKNKFVDFVGEYHLDLIVSYGAAPVIVPRVNGVHMLLESFQPIHGVLLCEGEDIDPSLYDAELSGLSQEELDEIKKIHSSDTTIDREKDSIELALAKLCLERNIPYLGICRGSQVLNVACGGTLYQDLEKELSKNCLSRSESPEMLSHLWQSIDVSSDMHPSAVLKSQSSKELSKNGQSLSRSDSPEMLSHLCRPVGGSSEVHPSTVLKSQSGTLYQDLEKELTKNCQSLSRSDPPKTLLHLCQPVGVSPDMHPSTVLKSHSPKELTKNCQSLSRSDSPEMSSRLCQPIRSSDMHPSTVLKNQSEIGQNYEKVVHMNYDNYDGHRHVVKIVENTPLHKWFKDSLLEEDDNKMEIWVNSYHHQGVKKLAQRFVPMAFANDGLIEGFYDPDTYNPVEGKFIMGLQFHPERMRGQDNGDFDYPGCAMAYQEFVKAVIAYEKKLNGCENIPRGVKLNRELESKRKSIIRSFSIAKNMYSNGLGRISEKISELEPGAEFLEVEICKQQQHTQHMQSIPLPQMK, from the exons ATGGCTCCAGATCTATCAATGATTCTTCCTAGGGTTCTTATTGTATCTCGAAGAACTGTTCGTAAGAACAAGTTTGTTGATTTTGTTG GTGAATATCACTTAGATCTCATCGTGAGTTATGGAGCAGCGCCTGTTATAGTGCCGCGGGTTAATGGTGTACACATGTTACTAGAAAGTTTTCAACCAATTCATGGAGTTCTTTTATGTGAAGGAGAAGACATTGATCCATCATTATATGATGCTGAATTATCAGGATTATCACAAGAAGAACttgatgaaatcaagaagatACATTCAAGTGATACAACAATTGATAGAGAAAAAGATTCAATTGAATTAGCTCTTGCAAAATTATGTCTTGAAAGGAACATACCTTATTTGGGAATTTGTAGAGGTTCACAAGTTCTCAATGTTGCTTGTGGTGGCACCCTTTATCAAGATTTGGAGAAAGAATTGTCCAAGAATTGTCTATCGCGCTCTGAGTCTCCAGAAATGCTGTCGCACCTATGGCAGTCGATTGATGTATCGTCTGACATGCATCCATCGGCAGTTTTGAAGAGTCAGAGTTCGAAAGAATTGTCCAAGAATGGTCAATCCCTGTCCCGCTCTGACTCTCCAGAAATGTTGTCGCACCTGTGTCGGCCGGTCGGTGGATCATCTGAGGTGCATCCATCGACAGTTTTGAAGAGTCAGAGCGGCACCCTTTATCAAGATTTAGAGAAAGAATTGACCAAGAATTGCCAATCGCTATCACGCTCTGACCCTCCGAAAACGTTGTTGCACCTGTGTCAGCCGGTCGGTGTATCACCTGACATGCATCCATCGACAGTTTTGAAGAGTCATAGTCCGAAAGAATTGACCAAGAATTGCCAATCCCTATCGCGCTCCGACTCTCCAGAAATGTCGTCGCGCCTGTGTCAGCCGATCAGGTCATCCGACATGCATCCATCGACAGTTTTGAAGAATCAGAGCGAGATAGGACAAAACTATGAGAAAGTTGTGCACATGAACTATGACAACTATGATGGACATAGACATGTGGTGAAAATAGTTGAAAATACACCATTACACAAATGGTTTAAAGATTCATTATTAGAAGAAGATGATAACAAAATGGAGATTTGGGTTAATAGTTATCATCATCAAGGTGTTAAGAAATTAGCACAAAGATTTGTGCCAATGGCATTTGCTAATGATGGATTAATTGAAGGTTTTTATGATCCAGATACATATAATCCTGTTGAAGGTAAATTTATTATGGGATTACAATTTCATCCTGAACGTATGCGTGGACAAGATAATGGTGATTTTGATTATCCAGGATGTGCTATGGCTTACCAG GAATTTGTTAAAGCAGTAATTGCATATGAGAAGAAGCTtaatggttgtgaaaatataccAAGAGGTGTGAAATTAAACCGTGAATTGGAAAGCAAAAGAAAAAGCATTATTAGAAGTTTTTCAATTGCAAAAAATATGTATAGCAATGGACTTGGAAGAATTTCAGAAAAAATATCTGAACTTGAACCTGGAGCTGAATTTCTTGAG GTTGAAATatgtaaacaacaacaacatacccagcatatgcagtccataccactacctcagatgaagtag
- the LOC107856735 gene encoding uncharacterized protein LOC107856735 isoform X2 codes for MIGSGLQFNRSFNGEDHRFYSAAKARRNVNRSLNDEDGNYIRRAKSDVAVSNVKMKVKVVDEELPVAGVMAKEALPICNLQRFLRAVTPSVPAQYLSKTTMRGWRTCNVEFQPYYVLGDLWESFKEWSAYGAGVPLVLHEGDSAVQYYVPYLSGIQLYGDSTNASVKTRLPGEESDSDYFRDSSSDGSSDSEHERRFLNYTREQRMYHSQTSESSLSIDGLSLRDRNATFQEGFSSDESESGSSQGALLFEYLARDQPYGREPLADKISDLAKHFPELKTMRSCDLLPSSWISVAWYPIYRIPTGPTLKALDACFLTFHSLHTPMTAAVVTCPTDTDVAPKIPLPAFGLASYKFKPSLWTPNGGPGRQLMSSLLQAADNWLKLLQVNHPDFSFFCQR; via the exons ATGATAGGTAGTGGATTACAATTTAAtaggagctttaatggtgaagATCATAGATTTTATAGTGCTGCTAAGGCTCGTAGGAATGTTAATAGGAGCCTTAATGATGAGGATGGTAATTACATACGTAGAGCTAAGAGTGATGTTGCTGTTAGTAATGTGAAGATGAAAGTGAAGGTTGTTGATGAGGAGTTGCCAGTTGCTGGTGTGATGGCAAAGGAAGCTTTGCCTATTTGTAATCTACAGAGGTTTTTGAGAGCTGTTACTCCTTCAGTTCCAGCTCAATATCTATCTAAG ACAACTATGAGGGGTTGGAGGACGTGTAATGTGGAGTTTCAGCCGTACTATGTGCTTGGCGACTTATGGGAGTCTTTTAAAGAATGGAGTGCATACGGAGCTGGAGTTCCATTGGTGTTGCATGAAGGTGATAGTGCAGTTCAGTACTATGTGCCCTATTTGTCAGGTATTCAGTTGTATGGTGACTCTACGAATGCTTCAGTCAAAACAAG GCTACCAGGTGAAGAAAGTGATAGTGACTATTTTCGGGATTCTAGTAGTGATGGTAGCAGTGACTCTGAACACGAGAGACGTTTCTTGAATTATACAAGGGAGCAACGTATGTATCATAGCCAAACAAGTGAAAGCTCCCTTAGTATCGATGGTTTGTCATTAAGAGACAGGAATGCTACCTTTCAGGAAGGCTTTTCAAGCGATGAGAGTGAATCTGGGTCTTCTCAAGGTGCCTTATTGTTTGAGTATCTGGCGCGCGATCAGCCTTACGGTCGTGAACCTTTGGCAGACAAG ATATCTGATCTTGCTAAACACTTTCCTGAATTAAAAACAATGAGAAGTTGCGATCTCCTCCCGTCCAGTTGGATTTCTGTAGCCTG GTATCCAATTTACCGGATACCCACGGGACCTACTTTAAAAGCTCTTGACGCTTGCTTTCTGACCTTTCATTCTCTTCATACACCAATGACAG CTGCGGTTGTAACATGTCCGACTGATACAGATGTAGCCCCTAAGATCCCCTTACCTGCTTTTGGCCTTGCTTCATACAAGTTTAAACCGTCACTTTGGACACCGAATGGTGGACCTGGAAGACAGTTAATGAGCTCGCTCTTACAGGCTGCAGATAACTGGCTAAAGCTGCTTCAGGTCAATCACCCAGATTTCAGTTTCTTCTGCCAAAGGTGA